The following are from one region of the Halomonas qaidamensis genome:
- the aat gene encoding leucyl/phenylalanyl-tRNA--protein transferase, which translates to MLPWLSSPQPIFPSTDLALDSPNGLLAAGGELSPCWLISAYQKGIFPWYSDDEPILWWSPNPRMVLQPEQFKRRRSLVKRLRHGGFIVTLDQQFENIVKACAAPRPGEPGTWINQDMRDAYQRLHELGIAHSIEVHLEGQLVGGLYGVAMGPVFFGESMFSRVPDASKIALAHLAHAMQHHEGKLIDCQMHTPHLASLGATTVARTSFINYLEKWLPDKAFNLTTMTNEAPTVPGSPWLDAIASTHRPEW; encoded by the coding sequence ATGTTACCCTGGCTTTCATCGCCACAGCCTATCTTTCCTTCTACCGACCTAGCTCTCGACTCCCCTAACGGCCTTCTTGCCGCCGGCGGAGAGCTTTCTCCATGCTGGCTAATCAGTGCTTACCAGAAAGGTATTTTCCCATGGTATAGCGACGATGAGCCTATTCTATGGTGGAGCCCCAACCCACGCATGGTATTGCAACCAGAACAGTTTAAGCGACGTCGTAGCCTTGTGAAGCGATTGCGTCATGGTGGTTTTATTGTCACCTTGGATCAACAGTTTGAAAACATTGTTAAAGCATGCGCTGCGCCACGCCCTGGTGAGCCCGGCACCTGGATCAATCAAGATATGCGTGACGCCTACCAACGCCTGCACGAGCTAGGTATCGCACATAGCATTGAAGTACATCTTGAAGGCCAGCTAGTGGGAGGGCTTTATGGCGTAGCAATGGGGCCTGTCTTCTTTGGTGAATCGATGTTTTCGCGAGTGCCCGATGCTTCTAAAATTGCTCTCGCCCACTTAGCCCATGCGATGCAGCACCATGAGGGTAAACTTATCGACTGTCAGATGCATACCCCCCACTTGGCAAGCCTTGGTGCGACAACAGTCGCCCGCACGTCGTTCATCAACTATCTTGAAAAGTGGTTGCCTGACAAGGCATTTAACTTAACGACTATGACCAATGAAGCGCCTACTGTACCTGGATCGCCGTGGCTCGACGCCATCGCTTCGACTCATCGCCCAGAATGGTAA